One region of bacterium genomic DNA includes:
- a CDS encoding BMC domain-containing protein yields the protein MEALGLIEVKGLTAGLTAADAACKAAAVRLVGYELAKGGGGMLVVKISGDVSAIQAAVEAGVAEAKKVGEVVSFHIIPRPVESLIDLIESRETVGSERQRFLEIE from the coding sequence ATGGAAGCTTTGGGTCTGATAGAGGTTAAGGGATTGACGGCGGGATTGACCGCGGCTGACGCTGCCTGCAAGGCGGCGGCTGTGAGGCTCGTGGGGTATGAACTGGCTAAGGGAGGAGGGGGAATGTTGGTGGTTAAAATCTCTGGTGATGTTTCCGCAATTCAAGCCGCCGTGGAGGCGGGTGTTGCAGAGGCGAAGAAGGTGGGGGAGGTGGTTTCCTTCCATATAATCCCCCGCCCCGTGGAAAGCTTGATAGACTTGATAGAGAGCAGGGAAACGGTTGGCTCCGAGAGACAGAGGTTTTTGGAGATAGAATGA
- a CDS encoding BMC domain-containing protein, which yields MEALGMIEIRGLTAAIEAADAMVKAANVVLVGYEKVGSAYVTVMVRGDVGAVRAAVDAGAANAKKVGEVVSVHIIARPHESLEEPLKEIGGKEATEIEKQRFIEID from the coding sequence ATGGAAGCGTTGGGAATGATAGAGATAAGAGGACTGACGGCAGCGATTGAGGCTGCGGATGCGATGGTGAAAGCGGCTAATGTTGTCCTCGTGGGCTATGAGAAGGTAGGTTCCGCCTATGTGACGGTTATGGTGAGAGGAGATGTTGGCGCTGTAAGGGCTGCGGTTGACGCGGGAGCGGCTAACGCAAAGAAGGTGGGGGAGGTAGTATCCGTCCACATCATCGCCAGACCACACGAGAGTTTGGAGGAACCATTGAAGGAGATAGGAGGAAAAGAGGCTACGGAAATTGAGAAGCAAAGATTTATTGAAATAGATTAA